A single window of Oerskovia paurometabola DNA harbors:
- a CDS encoding GlsB/YeaQ/YmgE family stress response membrane protein translates to MGFLAFIVLGLLAGLIARAILPGKQTGSILMTILLGILGALLGGWLGSVLFSAPLEEFFSIQTWLLAIVGSVIVLGIYGAVRGRNGRTA, encoded by the coding sequence ATGGGTTTCCTCGCATTCATCGTTCTGGGACTGCTCGCCGGACTCATCGCTCGCGCCATCCTCCCGGGCAAGCAGACCGGGTCGATCCTGATGACGATCCTCCTCGGGATCCTCGGCGCGCTGCTCGGTGGCTGGCTCGGGAGCGTCCTGTTCTCGGCTCCCCTCGAGGAGTTCTTCTCGATCCAGACGTGGCTGCTCGCGATCGTGGGCTCCGTCATCGTGCTGGGCATCTACGGCGCGGTCCGCGGCCGCAACGGTCGCACCGCCTGA
- a CDS encoding DUF2630 family protein — protein sequence MAEDRGIRQYIGDLVAEERRLRAELADGEIAASEEHTRLRAIETELDQCWDLLRQRDAAREFGSDPDAASIRDAGTVEHYLD from the coding sequence ATGGCTGAGGACCGAGGCATCCGGCAGTACATCGGCGACCTGGTGGCGGAGGAGCGCAGGCTGCGTGCCGAGCTCGCCGACGGGGAGATCGCGGCGTCGGAGGAGCACACGCGCCTGCGCGCGATCGAGACCGAGCTCGACCAGTGCTGGGACCTGCTGCGCCAGCGCGACGCCGCCCGCGAGTTCGGCAGCGATCCGGATGCCGCGTCGATCCGGGATGCCGGTACGGTGGAGCACTACCTGGACTGA